A single region of the Salvia miltiorrhiza cultivar Shanhuang (shh) chromosome 8, IMPLAD_Smil_shh, whole genome shotgun sequence genome encodes:
- the LOC131000144 gene encoding DNA repair protein RAD5A isoform X1, with protein sequence MGNKATEEIISTVRSIVGGEFADMDIIRALHLANNDPTAAINIIFDTPRSFRKPDFPKKSEPSKSSLNAEPPVVESTVKQNVGRLEDSDSAARSNVNLKSRSGSNQCGGNGCADSGKSEEMGSEWWFVGSGEVTGLSTCKGRTLKPGDEVNFTFPAQKKLTTPSPGKIGGGRGRQVATCSEIIRFSTSACGEIGRIPNEWGRCLLPLVRDKKVCVKGCCKSAPPVLGIMDSVVLSISIYANSSMFQKSQQMSLKAASNSAEESLVHPLPTLFKLLGLVPFKKAEFTPGDLYTRKRPLNSEDSSFLPPSISHITKLKSASSGNENDGENEESVSENDLDNIVGVTDSSELEEMEPPSTLLCDLRPYQKQALGWMIQLERGHCGDEAATTMHPCWDAYRLADRRGLVIYINAFSGDATVEFPSTLQMSRGGILADSMGLGKTIMTISLLLTYSEKDGLLSSSSTSQSPSDNCEASLNSDKSPIPQKKSSKFTGFEKLMKKRAPLVGGGNLIICPMTLIGQWKTEIETHSQPGTLSLYVHYGQSRSKDAKVLAQSNVVLTTYGVLASEFSIEGAEENGGLFSVRWFRVVLDEAHTIKSPKSQISMAAAALAADRRWCLTGTPIQNSLEDVYSLLRFLKIEPWGSWAWWNKLVQKPFEEGDERGLKLVQSILKSIMLRRTKSSTDKEGRPILVLPPADIQVVYCNLTEAEKDFYEALFKKSKVKFDQFVEQGRVLHNYASILELLLRLRQCCDHPFLVMSRGDTQEYSDLNKLAKRFLKDGPDNVNGQTKDMPSRAYIQEVVDDLRKGDEGECPICLEAFEDAVLTPCAHRLCRECLLSSWRNSTSGLCPVCRKTISKQELITAPTDSRFRVDVEKNWVESSKVSALMSELGNLDSPGSKSIVFSQWTAFLDLLQIPLSRSNITFLRLDGTLNQQQREKVIRQFSEDGNIKVLLMSLKAGGVGINLTAASNAFVMDPWWNPAVEEQAVMRIHRIGQTNKVVIKRFIVKDSVEERMEAVQARKQRMISGALTDQEVRTARLEELKMLFT encoded by the exons ATGGGAAACAAGGCCACCGAAGAAATCATCTCCACTGTTCGGTCGATCGTCGGCGGTGAATTTGCCGACATGGACATAATTCGAGCGCTTCACTTGGCCAACAATGACCCAACCGCCGCGATTAACATCATCTTCGACACGCCAAGGAGCTTCAGGAAGCCTGATTTTCCCAAGAAGTCCGAGCCCTCTAAGAGCAGTCTCAATGCGGAGCCTCCGGTTGTCGAGTCTACTGTAAAGCAGAACGTTGGTCGGCTAGAGGATTCTGATTCTGCTGCGAGATCGAACGTGAATTTAAAGAGTAGGAGTGGAAGCAACCAGTGTGGGGGGAATGGTTGTGCTGATAGTGGAAAGTCGGAAGAAATGGGGAGTGAGTGGTGGTTTGTGGGAAGCGGTGAGGTCACTGGGCTGTCCACTTGTAAAGGGAGGACCTTGAAGCCTGGCGATGAGGTGAATTTTACTTTCCCTGCTCAGAAAAAATTGACAACACCCTCACCTGGGAAGATTGGGGGTGGGCGAGGCCGCCAGGTGGCTACGTGCTCTGAGATTATAAGGTTTTCTACCAGCGCCTGTGGAGAG ATTGGTCGTATTCCAAATGAATGGGGCCGGTGTCTTTTACCTCTTGTAAGGGATAAGAAGGTTTGCGTTAAGGGGTGTTGCAAGTCGGCTCCTCCTGTGCTGGGAATTATGGATTCTGTTGTTTTATCTATCAG CATTTATGCAAACAGTTCCATGTTCCAAAAGAGCCAACAGATGTCACTTAAGGCAGCTAGTAATTCAGCTGAGGAATCACTTGTTCACCCCCTTCCAACTTTGTTTAAATTGTTGGGACTTGTTCCTTTCAAGAAG GCAGAATTTACTCCTGGAGATCTGTATACAAGGAAGAGACCTTTGAATTCTGAG GACAGCTCTTTTTTGCCTCCATCAATTTCACATATAACTAAGTTGAAGAGTGCATCTTCTGGGAATGAAAATGACGGTGAAAATGAAGAATCAGTTTCTGAGAATGACCTTGATAATATTGTAGGTGTCACTGACAGCTCTGAGTTAGAG GAAATGGAGCCTCCCAGTACCCTACTATGCGATCTTCGCCCTTACCAGAAGCAGGCTCTCGGTTGGATGATTCAACTTGAGAGGGGACACTGTGGGGATGAGGCTGCAACAACTATGCACCCATGTTGGGATGCTTATCGGCTTGCCGACAG GAGGGGTTTGGTCATATACATAAATGCCTTTTCAGGTGATGCAACGGTCGAATTCCCTAGCACGCTTCAAATGTCTAGAGGAGGA ATTTTGGCAGATTCTATGGGACTTGGGAAGACTATAATGACTATATCGCTTCTTCTCACTTATTCCGAAAAAGACGGGTTGCTGAGTAGTTCATCTACCAGTCAGTCTCCCAGTGACAACTGTGAAGCAAGCTTGAATTCAGATAAATCACCAATACCTCAGAAAAAATCTTCGAAATTTACTGGTTTTGAGAAGCTTATGAAGAAAAGAGCCCCACTTGTTGGTGGTGGTAATCTCATCATATGCCCAATGACACTTATAGGCCAGTGGAAG ACAGAAATTGAAACTCATTCGCAGCCTGGGACTTTGTCACTATATGTTCATTATGGGCAAAGTAGATCAAAGGATGCAAAAGTTCTTGCACAAAGTAATGTTGTATTAACTACATACGGAGTGCTAGCTTCAGAGTTTTCAATAGAG GGTGCTGAAGAGAATGGGGGATTATTTTCAGTTCGATGGTTCAGAGTGGTTCTTGATGAGGCACATACTATAAAATCACCCAAAAGCCAAATTTCAATGGCTGCTGCTGCCCTTGCTGCTGATCGTAGATGGTGTCTTACTGGAACGCCTATCCAG AACAGCTTGGAGGATGTTTATAGTCTTCTTCGGTTTTTGAAGATTGAACCATGGGGAAGCTGGGCTTG GTGGAATAAGCTTGTCCAGAAACCTTTTGAGGAGGGGGATGAGAGGGGATTAAAGTTGGTTCAGTCTATCCTAAAGTCAATCATGTTAAGAAGAACAAAGTCTAGCACAGATAAAGAAGGCAG GCCAATTTTAGTTCTGCCACCTGCGGATATTCAAGTAGTATATTGCAATCTGACTGAAGCTGAAAAAGATTTTTATGAAGCATTGTTTAAGAAATCAAAG GTGAAGTTTGATCAATTTGTAGAGCAAGGCCGGGTTCTTCACAACTATGCTTCTATATTGGAATTGCTTTTACGTCTTCGTCAATGCTGTGATCATCCATTCCTTGTCATGAG CCGAGGCGACACTCAAGAGTACTCTGATTTGAATAAACTGGCTAAGCGGTTCTTGAAGGATGGGCCAGATAATGTGAATGGCCAAACTAAAGACATGCCTTCACGTGCTTATATTCAGGAAGTTGTGGATGATTTACGCAAAGGGGATGAAGGAGAATGTCCTATATGTTTGGAAGCTTTTGAAGATGCAGTATTGACGCCTTGTGCTCATCGACTGTGCCGAGAGTGTCTTTTGTCAAGCTGGAGGAACTCTACATCTGGCCTTTGTCCAGTGTGTAG GAAGACAATTAGCAAGCAGGAGCTGATTACTGCCCCAACTGATAGTCGCTTCCGGGTTGATGTTGAGAAAAACTGGGTGGAATCCTCAAAAGTTTCTGCTCTTATGAGTGAACTAGGAAATCTGGATTCTCCAGGCTCGAAAAGCATTGTCTTCAGTCAGTGGACTGCCTTTTTGGATCTATTGCAAATTCCTCTTTCTCG GAGTAATATTACATTCCTTCGACTAGATGGGACCCTGAACCAACAACAGCGAGAAAAAGTAATTAGACAATTTTCCGAGGATGGCAACATTAAG GTGTTGCTCATGTCACTGAAGGCTGGTGGAGTTGGAATTAATCTCACTGCGGCATCTAATGCATTTGTCATG GATCCATGGTGGAATCCAGCAGTTGAAGAACAAGCAGTCATGCGGATTCATCGCATTGGACAAACTAATAAAGTTGTAATCAAACGGTTTATTGTGAAG GATTCCGTTGAGGAGAGAATGGAAGCAGTGCAAGCTAGGAAGCAGAGAATGATATCTGGTGCTCTAACTGATCAAGAAGTCCGAACTGCACGGCTAGAGGAACTAAAAATGCTCTTCACCTAG
- the LOC131000144 gene encoding DNA repair protein RAD5A isoform X3 codes for MGNKATEEIISTVRSIVGGEFADMDIIRALHLANNDPTAAINIIFDTPRSFRKPDFPKKSEPSKSSLNAEPPVVESTVKQNVGRLEDSDSAARSNVNLKSRSGSNQCGGNGCADSGKSEEMGSEWWFVGSGEVTGLSTCKGRTLKPGDEVNFTFPAQKKLTTPSPGKIGGGRGRQVATCSEIIRFSTSACGEIGRIPNEWGRCLLPLVRDKKVCVKGCCKSAPPVLGIMDSVVLSISIYANSSMFQKSQQMSLKAASNSAEESLVHPLPTLFKLLGLVPFKKAEFTPGDLYTRKRPLNSEDSSFLPPSISHITKLKSASSGNENDGENEESVSENDLDNIVGVTDSSELEEMEPPSTLLCDLRPYQKQALGWMIQLERGHCGDEAATTMHPCWDAYRLADRRGLVIYINAFSGDATVEFPSTLQMSRGGILADSMGLGKTIMTISLLLTYSEKDGLLSSSSTSQSPSDNCEASLNSDKSPIPQKKSSKFTGFEKLMKKRAPLVGGGNLIICPMTLIGQWKTEIETHSQPGTLSLYVHYGQSRSKDAKVLAQSNVVLTTYGVLASEFSIEGAEENGGLFSVRWFRVVLDEAHTIKSPKSQISMAAAALAADRRWCLTGTPIQNSLEDVYSLLRFLKIEPWGSWAWWNKLVQKPFEEGDERGLKLVQSILKSIMLRRTKSSTDKEGRPILVLPPADIQVVYCNLTEAEKDFYEALFKKSKVKFDQFVEQGRVLHNYASILELLLRLRQCCDHPFLVMSRGDTQEYSDLNKLAKRFLKDGPDNVNGQTKDMPSRAYIQEVVDDLRKGDEGECPICLEAFEDAVLTPCAHRLCRECLLSSWRNSTSGLCPV; via the exons ATGGGAAACAAGGCCACCGAAGAAATCATCTCCACTGTTCGGTCGATCGTCGGCGGTGAATTTGCCGACATGGACATAATTCGAGCGCTTCACTTGGCCAACAATGACCCAACCGCCGCGATTAACATCATCTTCGACACGCCAAGGAGCTTCAGGAAGCCTGATTTTCCCAAGAAGTCCGAGCCCTCTAAGAGCAGTCTCAATGCGGAGCCTCCGGTTGTCGAGTCTACTGTAAAGCAGAACGTTGGTCGGCTAGAGGATTCTGATTCTGCTGCGAGATCGAACGTGAATTTAAAGAGTAGGAGTGGAAGCAACCAGTGTGGGGGGAATGGTTGTGCTGATAGTGGAAAGTCGGAAGAAATGGGGAGTGAGTGGTGGTTTGTGGGAAGCGGTGAGGTCACTGGGCTGTCCACTTGTAAAGGGAGGACCTTGAAGCCTGGCGATGAGGTGAATTTTACTTTCCCTGCTCAGAAAAAATTGACAACACCCTCACCTGGGAAGATTGGGGGTGGGCGAGGCCGCCAGGTGGCTACGTGCTCTGAGATTATAAGGTTTTCTACCAGCGCCTGTGGAGAG ATTGGTCGTATTCCAAATGAATGGGGCCGGTGTCTTTTACCTCTTGTAAGGGATAAGAAGGTTTGCGTTAAGGGGTGTTGCAAGTCGGCTCCTCCTGTGCTGGGAATTATGGATTCTGTTGTTTTATCTATCAG CATTTATGCAAACAGTTCCATGTTCCAAAAGAGCCAACAGATGTCACTTAAGGCAGCTAGTAATTCAGCTGAGGAATCACTTGTTCACCCCCTTCCAACTTTGTTTAAATTGTTGGGACTTGTTCCTTTCAAGAAG GCAGAATTTACTCCTGGAGATCTGTATACAAGGAAGAGACCTTTGAATTCTGAG GACAGCTCTTTTTTGCCTCCATCAATTTCACATATAACTAAGTTGAAGAGTGCATCTTCTGGGAATGAAAATGACGGTGAAAATGAAGAATCAGTTTCTGAGAATGACCTTGATAATATTGTAGGTGTCACTGACAGCTCTGAGTTAGAG GAAATGGAGCCTCCCAGTACCCTACTATGCGATCTTCGCCCTTACCAGAAGCAGGCTCTCGGTTGGATGATTCAACTTGAGAGGGGACACTGTGGGGATGAGGCTGCAACAACTATGCACCCATGTTGGGATGCTTATCGGCTTGCCGACAG GAGGGGTTTGGTCATATACATAAATGCCTTTTCAGGTGATGCAACGGTCGAATTCCCTAGCACGCTTCAAATGTCTAGAGGAGGA ATTTTGGCAGATTCTATGGGACTTGGGAAGACTATAATGACTATATCGCTTCTTCTCACTTATTCCGAAAAAGACGGGTTGCTGAGTAGTTCATCTACCAGTCAGTCTCCCAGTGACAACTGTGAAGCAAGCTTGAATTCAGATAAATCACCAATACCTCAGAAAAAATCTTCGAAATTTACTGGTTTTGAGAAGCTTATGAAGAAAAGAGCCCCACTTGTTGGTGGTGGTAATCTCATCATATGCCCAATGACACTTATAGGCCAGTGGAAG ACAGAAATTGAAACTCATTCGCAGCCTGGGACTTTGTCACTATATGTTCATTATGGGCAAAGTAGATCAAAGGATGCAAAAGTTCTTGCACAAAGTAATGTTGTATTAACTACATACGGAGTGCTAGCTTCAGAGTTTTCAATAGAG GGTGCTGAAGAGAATGGGGGATTATTTTCAGTTCGATGGTTCAGAGTGGTTCTTGATGAGGCACATACTATAAAATCACCCAAAAGCCAAATTTCAATGGCTGCTGCTGCCCTTGCTGCTGATCGTAGATGGTGTCTTACTGGAACGCCTATCCAG AACAGCTTGGAGGATGTTTATAGTCTTCTTCGGTTTTTGAAGATTGAACCATGGGGAAGCTGGGCTTG GTGGAATAAGCTTGTCCAGAAACCTTTTGAGGAGGGGGATGAGAGGGGATTAAAGTTGGTTCAGTCTATCCTAAAGTCAATCATGTTAAGAAGAACAAAGTCTAGCACAGATAAAGAAGGCAG GCCAATTTTAGTTCTGCCACCTGCGGATATTCAAGTAGTATATTGCAATCTGACTGAAGCTGAAAAAGATTTTTATGAAGCATTGTTTAAGAAATCAAAG GTGAAGTTTGATCAATTTGTAGAGCAAGGCCGGGTTCTTCACAACTATGCTTCTATATTGGAATTGCTTTTACGTCTTCGTCAATGCTGTGATCATCCATTCCTTGTCATGAG CCGAGGCGACACTCAAGAGTACTCTGATTTGAATAAACTGGCTAAGCGGTTCTTGAAGGATGGGCCAGATAATGTGAATGGCCAAACTAAAGACATGCCTTCACGTGCTTATATTCAGGAAGTTGTGGATGATTTACGCAAAGGGGATGAAGGAGAATGTCCTATATGTTTGGAAGCTTTTGAAGATGCAGTATTGACGCCTTGTGCTCATCGACTGTGCCGAGAGTGTCTTTTGTCAAGCTGGAGGAACTCTACATCTGGCCTTTGTCCAGTGT GA
- the LOC131000144 gene encoding DNA repair protein RAD5A isoform X2 produces MGNKATEEIISTVRSIVGGEFADMDIIRALHLANNDPTAAINIIFDTPRSFRKPDFPKKSEPSKSSLNAEPPVVESTVKQNVGRLEDSDSAARSNVNLKSRSGSNQCGGNGCADSGKSEEMGSEWWFVGSGEVTGLSTCKGRTLKPGDEVNFTFPAQKKLTTPSPGKIGGGRGRQVATCSEIIRFSTSACGEIGRIPNEWGRCLLPLVRDKKVCVKGCCKSAPPVLGIMDSVVLSISIYANSSMFQKSQQMSLKAASNSAEESLVHPLPTLFKLLGLVPFKKAEFTPGDLYTRKRPLNSEDSSFLPPSISHITKLKSASSGNENDGENEESVSENDLDNIVGVTDSSELEEMEPPSTLLCDLRPYQKQALGWMIQLERGHCGDEAATTMHPCWDAYRLADRRGLVIYINAFSGDATVEFPSTLQMSRGGILADSMGLGKTIMTISLLLTYSEKDGLLSSSSTSQSPSDNCEASLNSDKSPIPQKKSSKFTGFEKLMKKRAPLVGGGNLIICPMTLIGQWKTEIETHSQPGTLSLYVHYGQSRSKDAKVLAQSNVVLTTYGVLASEFSIEGAEENGGLFSVRWFRVVLDEAHTIKSPKSQISMAAAALAADRRWCLTGTPIQNSLEDVYSLLRFLKIEPWGSWAWWNKLVQKPFEEGDERGLKLVQSILKSIMLRRTKSSTDKEGRPILVLPPADIQVVYCNLTEAEKDFYEALFKKSKVKFDQFVEQGRVLHNYASILELLLRLRQCCDHPFLVMSRGDTQEYSDLNKLAKRFLKDGPDNVNGQTKDMPSRAYIQEVVDDLRKGDEGECPICLEAFEDAVLTPCAHRLCRECLLSSWRNSTSGLCPVCSFDFLQEDN; encoded by the exons ATGGGAAACAAGGCCACCGAAGAAATCATCTCCACTGTTCGGTCGATCGTCGGCGGTGAATTTGCCGACATGGACATAATTCGAGCGCTTCACTTGGCCAACAATGACCCAACCGCCGCGATTAACATCATCTTCGACACGCCAAGGAGCTTCAGGAAGCCTGATTTTCCCAAGAAGTCCGAGCCCTCTAAGAGCAGTCTCAATGCGGAGCCTCCGGTTGTCGAGTCTACTGTAAAGCAGAACGTTGGTCGGCTAGAGGATTCTGATTCTGCTGCGAGATCGAACGTGAATTTAAAGAGTAGGAGTGGAAGCAACCAGTGTGGGGGGAATGGTTGTGCTGATAGTGGAAAGTCGGAAGAAATGGGGAGTGAGTGGTGGTTTGTGGGAAGCGGTGAGGTCACTGGGCTGTCCACTTGTAAAGGGAGGACCTTGAAGCCTGGCGATGAGGTGAATTTTACTTTCCCTGCTCAGAAAAAATTGACAACACCCTCACCTGGGAAGATTGGGGGTGGGCGAGGCCGCCAGGTGGCTACGTGCTCTGAGATTATAAGGTTTTCTACCAGCGCCTGTGGAGAG ATTGGTCGTATTCCAAATGAATGGGGCCGGTGTCTTTTACCTCTTGTAAGGGATAAGAAGGTTTGCGTTAAGGGGTGTTGCAAGTCGGCTCCTCCTGTGCTGGGAATTATGGATTCTGTTGTTTTATCTATCAG CATTTATGCAAACAGTTCCATGTTCCAAAAGAGCCAACAGATGTCACTTAAGGCAGCTAGTAATTCAGCTGAGGAATCACTTGTTCACCCCCTTCCAACTTTGTTTAAATTGTTGGGACTTGTTCCTTTCAAGAAG GCAGAATTTACTCCTGGAGATCTGTATACAAGGAAGAGACCTTTGAATTCTGAG GACAGCTCTTTTTTGCCTCCATCAATTTCACATATAACTAAGTTGAAGAGTGCATCTTCTGGGAATGAAAATGACGGTGAAAATGAAGAATCAGTTTCTGAGAATGACCTTGATAATATTGTAGGTGTCACTGACAGCTCTGAGTTAGAG GAAATGGAGCCTCCCAGTACCCTACTATGCGATCTTCGCCCTTACCAGAAGCAGGCTCTCGGTTGGATGATTCAACTTGAGAGGGGACACTGTGGGGATGAGGCTGCAACAACTATGCACCCATGTTGGGATGCTTATCGGCTTGCCGACAG GAGGGGTTTGGTCATATACATAAATGCCTTTTCAGGTGATGCAACGGTCGAATTCCCTAGCACGCTTCAAATGTCTAGAGGAGGA ATTTTGGCAGATTCTATGGGACTTGGGAAGACTATAATGACTATATCGCTTCTTCTCACTTATTCCGAAAAAGACGGGTTGCTGAGTAGTTCATCTACCAGTCAGTCTCCCAGTGACAACTGTGAAGCAAGCTTGAATTCAGATAAATCACCAATACCTCAGAAAAAATCTTCGAAATTTACTGGTTTTGAGAAGCTTATGAAGAAAAGAGCCCCACTTGTTGGTGGTGGTAATCTCATCATATGCCCAATGACACTTATAGGCCAGTGGAAG ACAGAAATTGAAACTCATTCGCAGCCTGGGACTTTGTCACTATATGTTCATTATGGGCAAAGTAGATCAAAGGATGCAAAAGTTCTTGCACAAAGTAATGTTGTATTAACTACATACGGAGTGCTAGCTTCAGAGTTTTCAATAGAG GGTGCTGAAGAGAATGGGGGATTATTTTCAGTTCGATGGTTCAGAGTGGTTCTTGATGAGGCACATACTATAAAATCACCCAAAAGCCAAATTTCAATGGCTGCTGCTGCCCTTGCTGCTGATCGTAGATGGTGTCTTACTGGAACGCCTATCCAG AACAGCTTGGAGGATGTTTATAGTCTTCTTCGGTTTTTGAAGATTGAACCATGGGGAAGCTGGGCTTG GTGGAATAAGCTTGTCCAGAAACCTTTTGAGGAGGGGGATGAGAGGGGATTAAAGTTGGTTCAGTCTATCCTAAAGTCAATCATGTTAAGAAGAACAAAGTCTAGCACAGATAAAGAAGGCAG GCCAATTTTAGTTCTGCCACCTGCGGATATTCAAGTAGTATATTGCAATCTGACTGAAGCTGAAAAAGATTTTTATGAAGCATTGTTTAAGAAATCAAAG GTGAAGTTTGATCAATTTGTAGAGCAAGGCCGGGTTCTTCACAACTATGCTTCTATATTGGAATTGCTTTTACGTCTTCGTCAATGCTGTGATCATCCATTCCTTGTCATGAG CCGAGGCGACACTCAAGAGTACTCTGATTTGAATAAACTGGCTAAGCGGTTCTTGAAGGATGGGCCAGATAATGTGAATGGCCAAACTAAAGACATGCCTTCACGTGCTTATATTCAGGAAGTTGTGGATGATTTACGCAAAGGGGATGAAGGAGAATGTCCTATATGTTTGGAAGCTTTTGAAGATGCAGTATTGACGCCTTGTGCTCATCGACTGTGCCGAGAGTGTCTTTTGTCAAGCTGGAGGAACTCTACATCTGGCCTTTGTCCAGTGTGTAG CTTTGACTTTTTACAGGAAGACAATTAG
- the LOC131000146 gene encoding GABA transporter 1, giving the protein MGGVRSNSAELHDGEVAKASPIASAAAAPIELDAGAQFVLKSRGSWIHCGYHLSTSIVAPALLSLPFAFASLGWTAGILCLLIGAVVTFYAYNLLCLVLEHNANLGHRHLRFRDMANHILGPLWGKYYVGPIQFLVCYGAVVGCTLLGGQCLKAIYLLSKPEGNMKLYEFVIIFGGLMLILAQIPSFHSLRYINMVSLILSLTYSACATAGSVYYGSSSKGPSKDYSIKGNDETRIFGMFNAMAIIATTYGNGIIPEIQATIAPPVKGKMFKGLCMCYAVVLSTFFSVSISGYWAFGNQAEGLILSNFLKDGKSLLPKWFILMTNAFTILQLSAVAVVYLQPTNEILEQAFADAKSGQFSARNVVPRLISRSLSVAVATTLAAMLPFFGDINALIGAFGFLPLDFVLPFVLFNATFKPSKRGLTFWVNTTIAVVFSVIGAAAAVAAVRQITLDAKLYRLFANV; this is encoded by the exons ATGGGAGGTGTCCGGTCAAATTCTGCGGAGCTGCACGACGGCGAGGTCGCCAAAGCTTCTCCcatcgcctccgccgccgccgcgccaATTGAACTCGACGCCGGTGCACAATTTGTTCTCAAGTCCAGAG GATCGTGGATACACTGCGGGTACCACCTGTCGACGTCGATCGTAGCTCCGGCGCTGTTGAGCCTTCCATTTGCATTTGCTTCGCTGGGATGGACGGCTGGGATTTTATGCCTGCTGATCGGAGCGGTGGTGACATTCTACGCCTACAACTTGCTCTGTCTCGTGCTCGAACACAATGCTAATTTGGGACACCGCCACCTCCGATTTCGAGATATGGCCAATCACATACTAG GACCATTATGGGGCAAATACTACGTGGGACCAATTCAATTCTTGGTGTGCTATGGTGCTGTAGTTGGGTGCACTCTTTTAGGAGGACAGTGCCTGAAG GCAATATACTTGCTGTCGAAACCGGAGGGAAACATGAAACTCTACGAATTTGTGATAATATTTGGTGGGCTAATGCTAATTTTAGCTCAAATCCCATCTTTTCACTCGTTGAGATATATCAACATGGTTTCTTTGATACTATCCCTCACCTACAGTGCGTGTGCTACTGCTGGTTCTGTATATTATG GGAGCTCATCTAAGGGACCAAGCAAAGATTACTCTATAAAAGGCAACGATGAAACTCGAATTTTTGGTATGTTCAATGCAATGGCCATTATTGCCACCACTTATGGCAATGGGATCATCCCAGAGATACAg GCGACGATAGCGCCGCCGGTGAAGGGGAAGATGTTCAAGGGGCTGTGCATGTGTTACGCAGTGGTGTTGTCAACTTTCTTCAGTGTTTCCATTTCTGGATATTGGGCGTTTGGCAACCAAGCTGAAGGCCTCATTCTCAGCAACTTCTTGAAAGATGGCAAATCGCTGCTGCCCAAATGGTTCATTTTGATGACTAATGCCTTCACAATTCTGCAGCTATCAGCTGTTGCCGTG GTGTACTTGCAGCCGACGAACGAGATTCTTGAACAAGCATTTGCAGATGCCAAGAGTGGGCAGTTCTCGGCGCGCAACGTGGTTCCGAGGCTGATCTCGCGGTCGCTCTCGGTGGCCGTGGCGACCACCCTCGCCGCGATGCTCCCGTTTTTCGGGGACATCAACGCACTCATCGGAGCGTTTGGGTTCTTGCCGCTCGACTTCGTGCTTCCTTTTGTGTTGTTCAACGCAACGTTCAAACCGTCGAAGAGGGGGCTCACCTTCTGGGTGAATACCACCATTGCTGTGGTGTTCTCAGTTATAGGGGCTGCGGCGGCAGTGGCGGCGGTGAGGCAGATCACTCTTGATGCCAAATTATACCGATTGTTTGCCAATGTCTGA